Proteins from a single region of Amycolatopsis sp. CA-230715:
- a CDS encoding ABC transporter substrate-binding protein, with translation MDRRQFLRAATIGTAFAAASPLLSACGAKARGDVVTLEGWDYEAQLVQQNVDRFTRLNPDVAVDYTPITSAQFIQKLTAEFLGGGGPDVLYMYDDSLAGSVEAEYLRPLDGIDGVDAIYDAVYPSNAASMTYQGKRYGLPYYTDSQALVYNAALLEKAGISTPPKTLDELEQQALRVKRAGVLEFPIGLPAQLADTAAQWLWGLVYANEADLFDDRFQPVMSASGSATTAVFEWLRHAALDTRVLDPAAVQTLPVPMDNAVMAGRYAFVIAPRYALRSYNNPSKSKVAGAVKLAPLPTLDGKTEGTVSNTRMYCLGQHAVDVEKSVRLLKYLGGFDEHGVPYTAKFWFLQRGLGYPFSALAKDPEVVRTIRTFADPVVYGRLAEVSRARRIVSVPWYQEFEAGLQRVAQQVLVGGTSPADAVTDLDRQARSLAQRYA, from the coding sequence GTGGACCGCCGCCAGTTCCTCCGCGCCGCGACCATCGGCACCGCCTTCGCGGCCGCGTCGCCGCTGCTGTCGGCGTGCGGCGCGAAGGCGCGCGGCGACGTCGTCACCCTCGAGGGCTGGGACTACGAAGCGCAGCTCGTGCAGCAGAACGTGGACCGGTTCACCAGGCTCAACCCGGACGTCGCGGTGGACTACACGCCGATCACCAGCGCCCAGTTCATCCAGAAGCTCACCGCGGAGTTCCTCGGCGGCGGCGGACCGGACGTGCTCTACATGTACGACGATTCGCTCGCCGGCTCGGTCGAAGCCGAATACCTGCGCCCGCTCGACGGGATCGACGGCGTGGACGCGATCTACGACGCGGTCTACCCCTCCAACGCGGCTTCGATGACCTACCAGGGAAAGCGCTACGGGCTGCCGTACTACACCGATTCGCAGGCGCTGGTGTACAACGCGGCACTGCTGGAAAAGGCCGGTATCTCCACGCCGCCGAAGACGCTCGACGAGCTGGAGCAGCAGGCGCTGCGGGTGAAGCGGGCCGGGGTGCTCGAATTCCCGATCGGCCTTCCCGCGCAGCTCGCGGACACGGCCGCGCAATGGCTGTGGGGCCTGGTCTACGCCAACGAGGCCGATCTCTTCGACGACCGGTTCCAGCCCGTGATGAGTGCTTCCGGTTCGGCTACCACCGCGGTGTTCGAATGGCTCCGGCACGCCGCGCTCGACACCCGCGTGCTCGACCCGGCTGCGGTCCAGACGCTCCCGGTCCCGATGGACAACGCGGTGATGGCGGGGCGGTACGCCTTCGTGATCGCGCCGCGGTACGCGTTGCGCAGCTACAACAACCCATCGAAGTCGAAGGTCGCGGGCGCGGTCAAGCTCGCGCCGCTGCCGACGCTCGACGGAAAGACCGAGGGCACCGTCAGCAACACCAGGATGTACTGCCTCGGGCAGCACGCCGTCGACGTCGAAAAGTCCGTGCGGCTGCTGAAGTACCTCGGCGGTTTCGACGAGCACGGGGTGCCGTACACCGCGAAGTTCTGGTTCCTGCAACGCGGCCTCGGCTACCCCTTTTCCGCGCTGGCCAAGGATCCCGAGGTGGTTCGGACCATCCGGACCTTCGCGGACCCGGTCGTCTACGGCAGGCTGGCCGAGGTCTCCCGCGCGCGGCGGATCGTTTCGGTGCCGTGGTACCAGGAGTTCGAGGCGGGCCTGCAGCGCGTGGCGCAGCAGGTGCTCGTCGGCGGGACGAGCCCTGCCGACGCCGTCACCGATCTCGACCGGCAGGCCCGCTCGCTCGCCCAGCGGTACGCGTGA
- a CDS encoding carbohydrate ABC transporter permease, with protein sequence MMLRLTETRRAYLMNGPAMIVLFALVAYPIGYSFWVSLHRQNLKRPKATKFIGLDNYFALWNDPAFLSSLRTTGLFVLVVVTMTVLLATALALVLNESFPGRGVLRSLALLPWAMPGVVNGLMWRTIFDAKTGALNGLLTSLGLIDAYQAWLSSPAGAFFLTAFAQVWNTLPFAVILLLAGLSTIPPDLYDAAKVDRAGVFQRFRQITLPWLLHPLLIVLILETMNSFRAFDTIYVLTGGGPGDATSVIAVLNVKTALTYTDFGLGSAYAWVITLLTLVVSVGYVAALYRKGSFEL encoded by the coding sequence ATGATGCTCAGGCTGACCGAAACCCGGCGCGCGTACCTGATGAACGGGCCCGCGATGATCGTGCTGTTCGCGCTCGTCGCCTACCCGATCGGCTACTCGTTCTGGGTGAGCCTGCACCGGCAGAACCTCAAGCGCCCCAAGGCGACCAAGTTCATCGGACTCGACAACTACTTCGCGCTGTGGAACGATCCCGCGTTCCTCAGCTCGTTGCGGACGACCGGCCTGTTCGTGCTCGTCGTGGTCACCATGACGGTGCTGCTGGCCACCGCGCTCGCGTTGGTGCTGAACGAATCGTTCCCCGGCCGCGGCGTGCTGCGCAGCCTCGCGCTGCTGCCGTGGGCGATGCCAGGCGTGGTCAACGGCCTCATGTGGCGCACCATCTTCGACGCGAAGACCGGCGCGCTCAACGGGTTGCTCACCAGCCTCGGCCTGATCGACGCCTACCAGGCCTGGCTGTCCTCGCCGGCGGGCGCGTTCTTCCTGACCGCGTTCGCGCAGGTGTGGAACACGCTGCCGTTCGCGGTGATCCTGCTGCTGGCGGGGCTGTCCACGATCCCGCCCGATCTCTACGACGCGGCGAAGGTCGACCGTGCCGGGGTGTTCCAGCGGTTCCGGCAGATCACCCTGCCGTGGCTGCTGCACCCGCTGCTGATCGTGCTGATCCTTGAAACCATGAACTCGTTCCGCGCGTTCGACACGATCTACGTGCTGACCGGCGGCGGGCCGGGCGACGCGACCTCGGTGATCGCGGTGCTCAACGTGAAGACCGCGCTGACCTACACCGATTTCGGCCTCGGCAGCGCGTACGCCTGGGTGATCACCCTGCTGACGCTGGTGGTCTCCGTCGGCTACGTCGCCGCGCTCTACCGGAAGGGGAGCTTCGAACTATGA
- a CDS encoding carbohydrate ABC transporter permease: MTAVPLRYRVPWKRIVVYVVAAAFALYLVLPFYWIFAMSFMREVDAVSVPPEWIPSHPTLDNYLSFFRPDSAQVLVGGRAIKETPYALGNSLIVASATALLNLVLAVPAAYSFSRLKFRGGKGLLMLYLVTRMVPTIAILIPFYLMMRSLGLLDNYGSLILSYLTFSLPVTIWVLKDFFRAVPRELEDAARVDRCGWFRSMWSVFLPVAAPGLVAAAVFAFMTAWNEFMFALFMTSTEAAKTMPVVAANFATDMNTQFTLMAAAGVVAVLPPLVLVLIFQRLIVRGMAAGSVKG, from the coding sequence ATGACGGCCGTCCCCTTGCGCTACCGCGTGCCGTGGAAGCGGATCGTGGTGTACGTCGTCGCCGCCGCGTTCGCGCTGTACCTGGTGCTGCCGTTCTACTGGATCTTCGCGATGAGCTTCATGCGTGAGGTCGACGCGGTTTCCGTGCCGCCGGAGTGGATCCCGTCGCATCCGACGCTCGACAACTACCTCAGCTTCTTCCGGCCGGACAGCGCGCAGGTGCTCGTCGGCGGCAGGGCGATCAAGGAAACCCCGTACGCGCTGGGCAACAGCCTCATCGTGGCTTCGGCGACGGCGCTGCTGAACCTCGTGCTCGCGGTGCCCGCCGCCTACTCGTTCTCGCGGCTGAAGTTCCGCGGCGGCAAGGGTTTGCTGATGCTGTACCTGGTCACCAGGATGGTGCCGACCATCGCGATCCTCATCCCGTTCTACCTGATGATGCGGTCGCTCGGGCTGCTCGACAACTACGGTTCGCTGATCCTGTCGTACCTGACCTTCTCGCTGCCGGTGACGATCTGGGTGCTGAAGGACTTCTTCCGCGCGGTACCGCGCGAACTCGAGGACGCGGCGCGGGTGGACCGGTGCGGCTGGTTCCGGTCGATGTGGTCGGTCTTCCTGCCGGTCGCCGCGCCGGGGCTGGTCGCGGCCGCGGTGTTCGCGTTCATGACCGCGTGGAACGAGTTCATGTTCGCGTTGTTCATGACCTCGACGGAGGCGGCGAAGACGATGCCGGTGGTGGCCGCGAACTTCGCCACCGACATGAACACCCAGTTCACGCTGATGGCGGCCGCCGGGGTGGTGGCGGTGCTGCCGCCGCTGGTACTGGTGCTGATCTTCCAGCGGCTGATCGTGCGCGGGATGGCCGCGGGCTCGGTGAAGGGGTAG
- a CDS encoding ABC transporter ATP-binding protein, which produces MAEVRLENVSKAFGDAVAVDALNLTIADREFLTLVGPSGCGKSTTLRMICGLEKATGGEVYFDDEPVGYLPANKRDVAMVFQSYALYPHKTVAQNIGFALKMMRVPRAEIDERVAATARSLGIEKLLDRRPKELSGGQRQRVALGRAVIRDAGAFLLDEPLSNLDAQLRVDMRAELKRLHADLKRTFIYVTHDQVEAMTMSDRIAVLSEGVLQQCAPPEEIYSRPANMFVAAFMGSPAMNFLRGGIVDEGGVRRFRSGSWTQDLPPSAVRATEDLGDREVVLGIRPEDVALDGPENRGTVFVSEPLGADALVTVDLGDDRVKARVPAPFRSAVDSAVPVTFRADRLHLFDAESGSAIHAPASDGER; this is translated from the coding sequence GTGGCTGAAGTACGGCTGGAGAACGTGTCCAAGGCGTTCGGCGACGCGGTCGCCGTCGACGCGCTGAACCTGACCATCGCCGACCGCGAGTTCCTCACCCTGGTCGGCCCGTCGGGCTGCGGCAAGTCGACCACGCTGCGGATGATCTGCGGGCTCGAAAAGGCCACCGGCGGTGAGGTCTACTTCGACGACGAACCGGTCGGCTACCTGCCCGCGAACAAGCGCGACGTGGCGATGGTCTTCCAGAGCTACGCGCTCTATCCACACAAGACGGTGGCGCAGAACATCGGGTTCGCGCTCAAGATGATGCGGGTGCCGCGTGCCGAGATCGACGAGCGGGTGGCCGCGACGGCGCGCTCGCTCGGTATCGAGAAGCTACTGGACCGCAGGCCAAAGGAACTGTCCGGTGGGCAGCGCCAGCGGGTCGCGCTCGGCAGGGCCGTCATCCGCGACGCGGGCGCGTTCCTCCTGGACGAGCCGTTGTCCAATTTGGACGCTCAGTTGCGGGTGGACATGCGGGCCGAGCTGAAGCGGCTGCACGCCGATCTGAAGCGCACGTTCATCTACGTGACGCACGACCAGGTCGAGGCGATGACCATGTCCGACCGGATCGCCGTCCTCTCCGAGGGCGTGTTGCAGCAGTGCGCGCCACCCGAGGAGATCTACTCCCGGCCCGCCAACATGTTCGTCGCGGCGTTCATGGGAAGTCCCGCGATGAACTTCCTCCGCGGCGGGATCGTGGACGAAGGCGGCGTGCGGCGGTTCCGGAGCGGGTCGTGGACCCAGGACCTGCCACCGTCCGCCGTGCGGGCGACCGAGGATCTCGGCGACCGGGAGGTGGTGCTCGGTATCCGGCCGGAGGACGTGGCGCTCGACGGGCCGGAGAACCGGGGCACGGTGTTCGTCTCGGAGCCGCTCGGCGCGGACGCGCTGGTGACCGTCGACCTCGGTGACGATCGGGTGAAGGCGCGCGTGCCGGCGCCGTTCCGGTCCGCAGTGGACAGTGCGGTCCCGGTGACCTTCCGCGCGGACCGGCTGCACCTCTTCGACGCCGAGAGCGGCTCGGCGATCCACGCCCCGGCAAGTGACGGAGAAAGGTGA
- a CDS encoding acetylxylan esterase, with product MARDPESATVEVDLPTDFDEFWAETLRLTDEVPPDPELIPVPRMSTPAVDVYELRYTSYDQLRIAAWLTMPAGRPPGTSFPAVLHVPGYISEPSVLKSWSERGYVTVGLAPRGKLRSNARFNPGYPGLLTHNMVDRFTYGYRGFYADVVRAIDVLAALPEVDPDRVGIWGSSQGGGLGIVAAALRPDVVRCVAAGAPYLCGIMASPGWTHSYPYEEINEYLRVHPDHEPLLTETASYFDGLNFAPKVRAPIFVYLGMEDDVCPPETGFAVYRLLESEKELHTYPRCGHDSGLRWVIPLVEKFVDGHLHPEGARA from the coding sequence ATGGCGAGAGATCCCGAATCGGCGACCGTCGAAGTCGACCTGCCGACCGATTTCGACGAGTTCTGGGCCGAAACGCTGCGCCTGACCGACGAAGTGCCGCCGGACCCGGAGCTGATACCGGTGCCGAGGATGTCGACGCCCGCGGTCGACGTCTACGAACTGCGCTACACCAGCTACGACCAGCTGCGCATCGCCGCCTGGCTCACCATGCCCGCGGGCCGCCCACCCGGCACGTCCTTCCCGGCGGTGCTGCACGTTCCCGGCTACATCTCCGAGCCTTCGGTGCTCAAGTCGTGGTCGGAACGCGGCTACGTCACGGTCGGCCTCGCGCCGCGCGGGAAGCTGCGGTCCAACGCGCGGTTCAACCCCGGGTATCCCGGCCTGCTCACGCACAACATGGTGGACCGCTTCACCTACGGCTACCGGGGGTTCTACGCGGACGTGGTGCGCGCGATCGACGTGCTCGCGGCACTGCCGGAGGTCGATCCGGACCGGGTCGGCATCTGGGGGTCGAGCCAGGGCGGCGGGCTCGGCATCGTCGCCGCGGCGCTGCGCCCCGACGTGGTGCGCTGCGTCGCGGCCGGTGCGCCGTACCTGTGCGGGATCATGGCTTCACCGGGCTGGACGCACTCCTACCCGTACGAGGAGATCAACGAGTACCTCCGGGTGCACCCCGACCACGAGCCGCTGCTCACCGAGACCGCGTCCTATTTCGACGGTCTGAACTTCGCGCCCAAGGTACGCGCGCCGATCTTCGTCTACCTCGGGATGGAGGACGACGTGTGCCCGCCGGAAACCGGGTTCGCGGTGTACCGGCTGCTCGAGTCCGAAAAGGAGCTGCACACGTATCCGAGATGCGGGCACGACTCCGGGCTGCGCTGGGTGATCCCGCTGGTGGAAAAGTTCGTCGACGGCCATCTGCACCCGGAAGGAGCCCGCGCGTGA
- a CDS encoding acetylxylan esterase, translating to MTDGFEKFWSDVDEELAGFPARPVIEKVPAKSTADFTGYEVRLSGLGSYRLFGYFSVPTGDGPFPGLLELPRHGSVNHAPHYNDRLRYVVFTAMHRGQRLADSPFSAAYPGLFTSGIESPETWVYRSIVADCLRAAEFLAGREECDSARIGVTGDDLALVTAARRPVFSAVRVTTALLHDAFRGRLSTGEYPWEELNDLIREFPSAESGVERTLRAFDPAGFAADVRTDVLLALPPTGSRWRDDLLAGLGGHAHAYRMTGEDAADAAELDGWLAERLGVPPLRKFIA from the coding sequence GTGACCGACGGCTTCGAGAAGTTCTGGTCCGATGTGGACGAAGAGCTGGCCGGTTTCCCGGCGCGGCCGGTGATCGAGAAGGTGCCCGCGAAGTCCACAGCGGACTTCACCGGGTACGAGGTCCGGCTGAGCGGACTCGGGTCCTACCGCCTGTTCGGGTACTTCAGCGTGCCCACCGGGGACGGCCCGTTCCCAGGGCTGCTCGAACTGCCGCGCCACGGCAGCGTGAACCACGCGCCGCACTACAACGACCGGCTGCGGTACGTGGTGTTCACCGCGATGCACCGCGGCCAGCGGCTGGCGGACAGCCCGTTCTCCGCGGCGTACCCAGGCTTGTTCACGAGTGGCATCGAGTCGCCGGAAACCTGGGTGTACCGCTCGATCGTCGCGGACTGCTTGCGGGCGGCGGAGTTCCTCGCCGGACGGGAGGAGTGCGATTCGGCGCGTATCGGCGTGACCGGGGACGATCTCGCGCTCGTGACCGCGGCGCGCCGTCCGGTGTTCAGCGCGGTCAGGGTCACGACGGCGCTCCTGCACGACGCGTTCCGCGGGCGCCTGAGCACCGGTGAGTACCCCTGGGAGGAGCTGAACGACCTGATCAGGGAGTTCCCGTCGGCCGAGTCCGGAGTGGAGCGGACGTTGCGGGCGTTCGACCCCGCCGGGTTCGCCGCCGACGTGCGCACGGACGTCCTGCTCGCGCTGCCCCCGACCGGTTCGCGCTGGCGCGACGACCTGCTCGCCGGGCTCGGCGGCCACGCCCACGCGTACCGGATGACCGGCGAGGACGCGGCCGACGCCGCCGAACTGGACGGCTGGCTCGCCGAACGGCTCGGCGTGCCGCCATTGCGGAAGTTCATCGCATGA
- a CDS encoding aminotransferase class V-fold PLP-dependent enzyme, with protein sequence MTTYRSLGIRPVVNAAATLTRLGGSRLAAPAVEAMACGASEFVDLLELRDRIGERIAELTGNEAAFVTSGASAGITLSVAGCLAGDLEAFPVRDGKVAMARAQRNHYDYAARQLGAQITEFSDARSLGAALEGAACVLWFAGAHYPEGAVPLADVVAAAHERGVPVLVDAAAQVPPIASLWRFTVDLGVDAAIFSGGKGLRGPQATGLVVGTEAIVAGCRRHASPEHAVGRGMKVGKEELLGLLAAVEWSLRQDEPALIQSYEDTVERWVKALASVPGVRAERGYPSEAGQPHGRALVWLDESTGWTHDSLVDALWDRDPRIAVGASGDAIALNPQTLDPGEDQLVLDAILSLLDSA encoded by the coding sequence ATGACAACCTACCGCTCGCTCGGGATACGTCCGGTGGTGAACGCGGCGGCCACCCTGACCAGGCTGGGCGGCTCGCGGCTCGCCGCACCCGCCGTGGAGGCGATGGCCTGCGGCGCGAGCGAGTTCGTCGACCTGCTCGAACTGCGCGACCGGATCGGCGAGCGGATCGCGGAACTGACCGGGAACGAGGCCGCGTTCGTCACCTCGGGCGCCAGTGCCGGGATCACGCTGTCCGTCGCGGGCTGCCTCGCCGGTGACCTGGAAGCCTTTCCCGTGCGGGACGGCAAGGTCGCGATGGCTCGTGCGCAGCGCAACCACTACGACTACGCGGCACGGCAGCTCGGGGCGCAGATCACCGAGTTCTCCGACGCCCGTTCGCTCGGGGCGGCGCTGGAAGGTGCGGCCTGTGTGCTGTGGTTCGCGGGAGCGCACTACCCCGAAGGCGCGGTTCCGCTGGCGGACGTCGTGGCCGCCGCGCACGAACGGGGTGTGCCGGTGCTCGTCGACGCCGCGGCGCAGGTGCCGCCGATCGCGTCGTTGTGGCGGTTCACCGTCGATCTCGGCGTGGACGCGGCGATCTTCAGCGGTGGTAAGGGGTTGCGGGGTCCACAGGCGACCGGGCTGGTGGTCGGCACGGAGGCGATCGTGGCAGGCTGCCGCAGGCACGCGTCGCCCGAGCACGCCGTCGGCAGGGGCATGAAGGTGGGCAAGGAGGAGCTGCTCGGACTGCTCGCCGCCGTGGAATGGTCGCTGCGCCAAGATGAGCCGGCGCTGATCCAGTCCTATGAGGACACCGTTGAGCGGTGGGTGAAGGCGCTCGCGAGCGTGCCGGGCGTGCGTGCCGAGCGCGGGTACCCGAGTGAAGCTGGCCAGCCGCACGGTCGGGCGTTGGTGTGGCTGGACGAGAGCACCGGGTGGACGCACGACTCGCTTGTGGACGCCCTGTGGGATCGGGACCCGCGTATCGCGGTCGGTGCTTCCGGCGATGCCATCGCGTTGAACCCGCAGACGCTCGATCCGGGGGAGGACCAGCTCGTGCTCGACGCCATCCTGTCGCTGTTGGACAGTGCATGA
- a CDS encoding glycoside hydrolase 5 family protein, which translates to MRRETPRLEGSCWIGANFWSRTGGPLMWRSYDPAVVREELAVLARHGVTATRSFFYWPDFHPEPERLDEAKLAHFADFLDAHTELGMLSIPTFLVGHMSGENWDPAWRNGRDLYADVWMVTRQAWFIERMANRFHQHPAVTAWLISNEMPIYGRRRGEPPAPGRDVSSWARLMVHAVRAGGATQPVSIGDGAWGIEVTGADNGFSVRELASFTDFVGPHVYPTDSDPVRQHLNAAFVCELAAVGGKPVVLEEFGLTSDWTSPENAAHYYRQVLHTSLLAGASGWLAWNNTDYDELADQDPYRHHPFEMHFGITTSDGSPKPPLLELERFRSLLSTVDFPRLRRTDASAALVVTAYLESGYPVTTLEADRSLVFGSLRQAYVAAREADLAVGFLRELDGLDGDVSLYLLPSTRQVMAPTMRALLDYAREGATVYLSYCSGTHGGNRGPWFAGLDSFFGVRQQLRYGLVSPITTDVVELTFIVSFGGIPAGSTLRFRVGGNEHSRALLPVVPDTAEVVAVDGEGRPAVLVNRVGAGSTVLCTYPVEHMAASLGDVNPEPTYLLYRALGRFAGVSSVVSVDDPMVFCDSLVHEDGTRYVWFVNQSSSSVVVRPEVGSSLLVLLDGSVSSVVRLDGFGVEVRLLR; encoded by the coding sequence ATGAGGCGGGAAACGCCCCGGCTCGAAGGTTCCTGCTGGATCGGCGCGAACTTCTGGTCGCGCACCGGCGGCCCGCTGATGTGGCGTTCGTACGATCCCGCCGTCGTCCGCGAAGAGCTGGCGGTACTGGCTCGGCACGGTGTGACGGCGACCAGGTCGTTCTTCTACTGGCCCGATTTCCACCCGGAGCCGGAGCGGCTCGATGAGGCGAAACTGGCGCATTTCGCTGACTTCCTCGACGCGCACACCGAACTGGGCATGCTCTCCATCCCGACGTTCCTGGTCGGACACATGTCGGGGGAGAACTGGGACCCGGCGTGGCGGAACGGCCGGGACCTCTACGCGGACGTGTGGATGGTCACCAGGCAAGCCTGGTTCATCGAACGGATGGCGAACCGCTTCCACCAGCACCCCGCCGTGACGGCGTGGCTGATCAGCAACGAGATGCCGATCTACGGCAGGCGCCGTGGTGAACCACCCGCGCCGGGCCGTGACGTGTCGAGCTGGGCACGGCTCATGGTGCACGCGGTGCGCGCGGGCGGCGCGACCCAACCGGTGTCCATTGGGGACGGTGCGTGGGGTATCGAGGTCACGGGCGCCGACAACGGATTCTCGGTGCGCGAACTCGCGTCTTTCACCGATTTCGTGGGACCGCACGTGTACCCGACCGACTCCGATCCCGTTCGTCAGCACCTGAACGCGGCCTTCGTCTGTGAACTCGCGGCCGTGGGTGGTAAACCGGTCGTGCTCGAAGAGTTCGGACTGACCAGCGACTGGACGTCACCGGAGAACGCGGCGCACTATTACCGGCAGGTGCTGCACACGTCACTGCTCGCTGGCGCTTCCGGTTGGCTCGCCTGGAACAACACCGACTACGACGAGCTTGCTGACCAGGACCCGTACCGGCACCACCCGTTCGAAATGCACTTCGGGATCACCACGAGTGATGGCTCGCCAAAGCCGCCGCTGTTGGAGCTGGAGCGGTTCCGTTCGCTGTTGTCTACTGTAGATTTTCCTCGTTTGCGCAGGACGGACGCGTCGGCGGCGCTCGTGGTCACCGCTTATCTCGAAAGCGGGTACCCGGTCACCACCCTGGAGGCCGACCGGTCGCTCGTCTTCGGATCTCTCCGGCAAGCGTACGTCGCGGCACGGGAAGCCGATCTCGCCGTGGGATTCCTGCGTGAGCTGGATGGTCTTGATGGTGACGTGTCGCTCTACCTGTTGCCGTCGACGCGTCAGGTCATGGCGCCGACGATGCGTGCGTTGCTCGATTATGCGCGGGAGGGTGCGACCGTCTACCTCTCGTACTGCTCCGGTACGCATGGCGGGAATCGCGGGCCGTGGTTCGCCGGGCTCGACTCGTTCTTCGGGGTGCGGCAGCAGTTGCGGTACGGGCTGGTATCGCCGATCACCACGGATGTCGTGGAGTTGACGTTCATCGTGTCGTTCGGCGGGATCCCGGCTGGTTCGACTCTGCGGTTTCGGGTGGGTGGGAACGAGCACAGCAGGGCTCTGTTGCCGGTGGTGCCGGATACGGCGGAGGTCGTGGCCGTCGATGGGGAGGGGCGGCCTGCGGTGCTTGTCAATCGAGTTGGGGCGGGTTCGACGGTGCTGTGTACGTACCCGGTGGAGCATATGGCTGCTTCGTTGGGGGATGTCAATCCGGAGCCTACTTATCTGCTCTATCGGGCGTTGGGGCGGTTTGCTGGGGTGTCTTCGGTTGTTTCGGTTGATGATCCGATGGTGTTTTGTGATTCGTTGGTGCATGAGGATGGGACTCGGTATGTGTGGTTCGTGAATCAGTCTTCTTCTTCGGTTGTGGTCCGTCCTGAGGTGGGGTCTTCTTTGCTGGTTTTGTTGGATGGGTCAGTTTCTTCTGTGGTTCGTCTTGATGGGTTTGGGGTTGAGGTTCGTCTTCTTCGGTAG
- a CDS encoding DUF3040 domain-containing protein, producing MLSRHEKDELHKIEQWFESTEPALVDALRTGRTGPLRRIPTALLVITDIVAFALLILAFTGTSAVLILLSLLVTSCAVCLHVARHAVP from the coding sequence ATGTTGAGCCGCCATGAAAAGGACGAGCTGCACAAGATCGAGCAGTGGTTCGAGTCCACCGAACCAGCACTGGTCGACGCGTTGCGAACGGGCCGGACGGGGCCGCTCAGGCGCATCCCCACCGCCCTGCTGGTGATCACCGACATCGTGGCCTTCGCCCTTTTGATCTTGGCGTTCACCGGCACCAGCGCCGTGCTCATTCTGTTGTCGCTACTGGTGACGAGCTGCGCGGTGTGCCTGCACGTGGCGAGGCACGCCGTTCCGTAA
- a CDS encoding VOC family protein yields the protein MRIDRLDHLVLTVADLDATVRFYTRVLGMEEVTFGAGRKALTFGTSKINLHRAGHEFDPKAASPTPGSADLCLITEDPIESIVDELAAAGVAVEEGPVDRTGATGPIVSVYFRDPDGNLIEVSNYRA from the coding sequence GTGCGCATCGACCGGCTAGACCACCTGGTGCTGACCGTCGCCGATCTCGACGCCACGGTGCGCTTCTACACGCGCGTGCTCGGCATGGAGGAAGTGACTTTCGGCGCCGGACGGAAGGCGTTGACCTTCGGCACCAGCAAGATCAACCTGCACCGCGCCGGGCACGAGTTCGACCCCAAGGCCGCGAGCCCGACCCCGGGCAGCGCTGACCTGTGCCTGATCACCGAGGACCCCATCGAGTCCATAGTGGACGAGTTGGCCGCGGCGGGCGTCGCGGTCGAAGAGGGCCCGGTGGACCGCACCGGCGCCACCGGCCCGATCGTCAGCGTTTACTTCCGCGACCCGGACGGGAACCTCATCGAGGTCAGCAACTACCGCGCTTGA
- a CDS encoding MarR family winged helix-turn-helix transcriptional regulator, which yields MTDVNETDRNPSSDEVDDIQRAWLRERPGTPVASIGVITRIWRIGKLLDDDRRRTMLALGMDAATRDLLSTLRRSGPPYRLSAGEIAGRMLVSAGAVSQRVARAERAGYVQRVRSPDDGRGVFVELTERGHDLIERTVDELLRHEEDLLAGLSVRQRDDLTELLRILHADLTARAAAHEG from the coding sequence GTGACCGACGTTAACGAAACTGATCGGAACCCGTCAAGCGACGAGGTCGACGACATCCAGCGCGCGTGGTTGCGGGAGCGGCCGGGTACTCCGGTGGCCTCGATCGGGGTGATCACCCGGATCTGGCGGATCGGCAAGCTCCTCGACGACGACCGCCGCCGCACGATGCTCGCGCTCGGCATGGACGCGGCGACCAGGGATCTGCTCAGCACGCTGCGCAGGTCGGGGCCGCCGTACCGGCTCTCGGCGGGGGAAATCGCGGGCCGGATGCTGGTAAGCGCAGGCGCGGTGTCGCAACGCGTGGCGCGCGCAGAACGGGCCGGGTACGTCCAGCGCGTCCGCTCCCCCGACGACGGCCGCGGTGTGTTCGTCGAATTGACCGAGCGAGGTCACGATCTCATCGAACGGACCGTCGACGAGCTGCTCCGCCACGAAGAGGACCTGCTGGCCGGGTTGTCGGTCCGGCAGCGGGATGATCTGACCGAACTGCTCCGCATCCTGCACGCCGATCTGACCGCGCGTGCCGCGGCCCACGAAGGCTGA